The region TTTGCGGAGCAGCTGACCGTCAGATCATAGGTGCCGGAACCGGTTCCGTATCCATCGATAACGATAAAAAAGGTTTGAGGGCTGGAGGTTGTTGTAACGTCAATCGTCCCGGGATCGGAGTAGTGGGTGCAGGAATTTTCATCCGTGCAGTCCGAAAGAATATAGACGACATGGTCCCACCCGGGGGAGGGGACGGAAATGTTGATATTCGATCCAATGGGTCCGTTGTAAACCAGCTTCCACATCTCATCCTTCCCCCCGGAGGTCCCGCATGGCGGGTGAAAATCATCCGTATCGTCGGAGGTGTCTCCAGACACGGTATCCCCGCAGTTTACAACGGGAAGGGTGTCGCACGGATCCGTACAGGTGATATCGATGTCAAAAGAACCATCGTCTCCCGAAGTGTACCCGTCCACGACAATTGTATAGGTTCCTGCAGGCACAGTTTCACTGATGGCAGGACCGACAGCGATGCAATCGCAGGCGTCACAGCTTGAAAGAAGCAGGACATTTAGATCTCTCGTTCCATAATTGGAGAGAGCGATATCCAAAACTGTGGATCCGGCCAGCGTGATCTCATACATCTTCTCAGAACCCGCGTACGCAAAAATATCACACGCATAGCAGTCAAATTCCGATGTTCCGCCTGCTGTCGTATCTGTCGCACTGTAAGGACATGTAATGGTTTGTGCACTGGAACAGTCCGCTCCACCGCCTGCGGAGACTCCGCATACCCCAACGTTATCAACGTACCAGTACCAGGCCCAGGTGTTATTGTCATCATAGACAAATCTGATCTGCAGGTCAGCAGCACCCAGGGCTATCGTCGAAATATATCGATATCCACGGCCGCCGGATTAGTGGTCGAGGCATTCCATGTCTGGACGGTTTGCCATACGTCGCCGGTATTAGACGACCTGGCCTGTACTAATGCTGTGTCGCTCGAGGAATGACGGTAGTAGTGGTCGAAGGTTAGATGGATCTCGCTAAAGGGTCCGCCGGTGGTGCAGTTGATACGGGGCGAACGTAATCCTTCCTGCATACGGATACCATCACCGTAACAATCCGAATCCACAGCCATCCAGATGCCGGAGAGAGGGGAGGCAGGATTAATGCTTCCGCAGCCGGAAGGATCGCTGACATCATCCTCAAACCAGGTGTCCGTACTGTCACCGCTGTCCTGAATGGTCCATGTGCCCGGGAGACCTGCATCAAAATCTTCAGTAAAGATGGGGATGTCACAGGAACTGCTGCAGTTAATGGAGCATGTTGCGTCACAGTCCACGGAAATATCGAAGGGACCGGTGTCCCCGTTCCTTTCACCATCTACGACGATATAGTACGTTCCAGCGGACAGCTGGGTTGCCGTGATCGAGTTGTCCCCCCAGGCGATGCAGTTTGTCACTTCATTGCAGTCGGAAAGGAGAAAGACGTCGAGCCTCTCCCCGCCACCGTGAGAGATCGTAATCGTGACATTGGCCTCGGTAGCGAGCACAAATTCGAATACTTCTTCGTCCCCGTCGTACGTCGTGCCGTTACAGCCGTAATCCGTGATGACATCGCTGAAGCTTGAAGTGATATTGGTTAACGTATCGCCGCACGAAATGGAGGTGGCGCCGGTGCAGTCAATGACTGAAATCCCTGTGTAAAACTCGATTGCATAACTGTCGCTTAAGGTCACTCCGGTTCCGTTGTAGAGACATTCGAGCCCATCATCCTCCGCCGTATTTTCGATTCCGACTGTGCAGCTGTTTTGGAGGGAATCAACTGTCTGGTACTGAAGCTTGATCGTACCTGAATCGTAGAGAATAATTTCAAAAGTGTTGTAGGTGTTGGTTAAATATTTCTCTACATCATCCCATTGAATAACGGCGTAAGTGCCGAAATCCTCGAAGTACACCTCGCCTGGAAGCGTCGGGGGATCCAGGTCATCCCAGAAGGCCGCCACCATGAGCGGAGGGCCGTCCACTCCTGGTATCCCGTAATTTCCCGCCCAGGAACTTGTCTCATTGGTATCAAATGTAATCCAGCCGTTGGAACTGATCTTGATCTGGTTATAGTTGGTACCATAGAAATTAAACTGGAAACTTAGTGTCTGGGGCGTGCTGAGCTCGTCGTCGATCAGATCCAGGTCAAATCCTGATGAAGCAATTTCAATCCAGGAGTACGTTGCCCCATCTGCCGTATCACGCCACATGTACCCGTAAGAGTCCGGGCCCCCCGTCGCTGCCGGTAATAAAGTCGAAAGG is a window of Thermoanaerobaculia bacterium DNA encoding:
- a CDS encoding pre-peptidase C-terminal domain-containing protein, which gives rise to MTSRNYVLIGLLFTVLLLSTLLPAATGGPDSYGYMWRDTADGATYSWIEIASSGFDLDLIDDELSTPQTLSFQFNFYGTNYNQIKISSNGWITFDTNETSSWAGNYGIPGVDGPPLMVAAFWDDLDPPTLPGEVYFEDFGTYAVIQWDDVEKYLTNTYNTFEIILYDSGTIKLQYQTVDSLQNSCTVGIENTAEDDGLECLYNGTGVTLSDSYAIEFYTGISVIDCTGATSISCGDTLTNITSSFSDVITDYGCNGTTYDGDEEVFEFVLATEANVTITISHGGGERLDVFLLSDCNEVTNCIAWGDNSITATQLSAGTYYIVVDGERNGDTGPFDISVDCDATCSINCSSSCDIPIFTEDFDAGLPGTWTIQDSGDSTDTWFEDDVSDPSGCGSINPASPLSGIWMAVDSDCYGDGIRMQEGLRSPRINCTTGGPFSEIHLTFDHYYRHSSSDTALVQARSSNTGDVWQTVQTWNASTTNPAAVDIDIFRR